The Mesomycoplasma flocculare ATCC 27399 genome includes a window with the following:
- a CDS encoding YgjP-like metallopeptidase domain-containing protein yields MKTKYKKLNIEFDGKFYSIFVDYTTKISRIIVKMVDDFILVRSSPLIKEEELVNIVKNSSFFQKVIKILPKRAIINFFESSFYLFGKKYYYNLVKTQNKLFLQAENLVFSLPRVRNIEKRIEKALYNFFSEYLKKRTNHWSKILDTPKYEIKVSRKNTSWGTNYHRKKIHYSYFLLPFSKEIIDYVIVHELIHHFFSKHNKLFWEKVGKIISNYKELIKKLNNYELN; encoded by the coding sequence ATGAAAACCAAATATAAAAAGCTAAATATTGAATTTGATGGTAAGTTTTATTCAATTTTTGTCGATTATACAACTAAAATCTCTCGTATTATAGTAAAAATGGTCGATGATTTCATTCTTGTTCGTTCAAGCCCACTTATAAAAGAAGAGGAATTAGTTAATATAGTCAAAAATTCTAGTTTTTTTCAAAAAGTAATTAAAATTCTACCAAAACGGGCAATAATTAACTTTTTTGAGTCAAGTTTTTACCTTTTTGGGAAAAAATACTATTATAATTTAGTAAAAACACAAAATAAACTTTTTTTGCAAGCTGAGAATTTAGTTTTTTCACTACCAAGAGTAAGAAATATAGAAAAACGAATAGAAAAAGCTTTATACAATTTTTTTTCTGAATATTTAAAAAAGAGAACAAATCATTGGTCTAAAATTTTAGACACTCCTAAATATGAAATCAAAGTATCTCGCAAAAACACTTCCTGAGGAACAAATTATCATCGTAAAAAAATTCATTATAGTTATTTTTTACTGCCTTTTTCCAAAGAAATCATAGATTATGTCATTGTGCATGAACTTATTCATCACTTTTTTAGTAAGCATAATAAACTTTTTTGAGAAAAAGTTGGTAAAATTATTTCAAATTATAAGGAACTAATAAAAAAACTAAATAATTATGAACTTAATTAA
- a CDS encoding CNNM domain-containing protein, with product MALYFVVLSVVLIFLFFISAIFSASETVFTATSRVKVDENIANSFWGKKQILKYYDNYEKTLTIILIWNNIVNIGISIIISTFFSSLPINESLQILISIASTTPPLIIFGEIYPKIFGRKKPILFLKCFWFFIAFFYYFLYPLATLMTKFVKKINITNTENELKKIILQAQREEVLEKDESDLAIRALEFDSFKTAKHFTKLKDVVYVDYADSLDSIKNVIIDHNFSRIPVWKDDNFIGILLSKDILHLDKFDINDYIIEAPLLLANNLIKTNYEILKKAKSHLGFVIESEKNKKVIGIITFEDILECLFGPIYDEYDYRDNLDFYQINPNQITTKGQTNIRTINKALKIDLPTSFKNLNRWLLAQNPKKKLILGTKIYFNSPSYNLEFEIIAKNSNVIEVKITKNENQI from the coding sequence ATGGCTTTGTATTTTGTAGTTTTATCGGTTGTTTTAATTTTTTTATTTTTTATTTCAGCAATTTTTTCCGCCAGCGAAACTGTGTTTACAGCAACAAGTCGGGTAAAAGTTGATGAAAATATTGCAAATTCATTTTGAGGAAAGAAACAAATTTTAAAATATTATGATAATTATGAAAAGACTCTAACCATTATTCTAATTTGAAATAATATTGTAAATATAGGAATTTCTATTATAATTTCCACTTTTTTTTCCAGTTTGCCTATTAATGAATCACTGCAAATTTTAATTTCAATTGCTAGCACAACACCTCCTTTAATTATTTTTGGCGAAATTTATCCCAAAATTTTTGGACGGAAAAAGCCGATTTTATTTCTAAAATGCTTTTGATTTTTTATTGCATTTTTTTATTATTTTTTGTATCCGCTCGCAACTTTGATGACTAAATTTGTAAAAAAGATAAACATAACAAATACAGAAAATGAACTCAAAAAAATTATTTTGCAAGCTCAACGAGAAGAGGTTCTAGAAAAAGACGAATCGGATTTAGCAATTCGCGCACTTGAATTTGACTCTTTTAAAACCGCAAAACATTTTACAAAATTAAAAGATGTTGTTTATGTCGATTATGCCGATAGTCTTGATTCAATAAAAAATGTTATAATTGACCACAATTTTTCCCGAATTCCTGTCTGAAAGGATGATAATTTTATCGGAATTTTGCTCTCAAAAGACATTTTGCACCTTGACAAATTTGATATTAATGATTATATAATCGAAGCTCCTTTACTTTTAGCTAATAATTTAATTAAAACAAACTACGAAATTTTAAAAAAAGCAAAATCTCACCTTGGTTTTGTAATTGAATCGGAAAAAAATAAAAAAGTTATTGGAATTATTACTTTTGAGGATATTCTCGAATGTTTATTTGGACCAATTTATGATGAATATGACTACCGTGATAATCTAGATTTTTATCAGATTAATCCAAACCAAATAACAACAAAAGGCCAAACAAATATCAGAACAATAAATAAGGCACTGAAAATTGATTTGCCTACTAGTTTTAAAAATTTAAATCGATGACTTTTGGCACAAAACCCTAAAAAGAAACTTATTTTAGGGACCAAAATTTATTTTAATTCGCCTAGCTACAACTTAGAATTTGAAATAATCGCCAAAAATTCTAATGTTATTGAAGTAAAAATAACTAAAAATGAAAACCAAATATAA
- the dnaB gene encoding replicative DNA helicase yields MNNSRYTSPEIESFIISFLLSNPDKIINFIDVINPNDFSVKNLAEIAKAIKKVANQTREPEVSLILQELENSRKLSEIGGRAYIASLYNSDFSLPTEITGHLRILNEKKMLRELKKIVDESAKELNSSSKFSQEITSEILHKINLLNFNTTNETYISIYEVALQIFQYLTELRTNKNTIKGISTGYDNLDLITSGFQKGDLTVLAARPSVGKTAFALNLAWNVCESGKSVLFFALEMSNSDLVTRLLALISGVESIKFKMPKNLKPEDLKAIENAIEKRIKKCKLIINDSGSINIDDIYWQVQKRYRNNQKYDLIIFDYLQLINSTMKNQNYNRQVEVSIISRRLKQLAREVETPILALSQLSRNVERREDKIPLLSDLRESGAIEQDADIVAFLHRDNYYHKKSEQHEEKTGPNTKLIIAKHRNGPIGTLFFDFFPEFGKFSPAILDYSYNKKDVDNLGLDE; encoded by the coding sequence ATGAATAATTCACGATATACTTCTCCTGAAATAGAATCATTTATAATTTCTTTTTTGCTTTCAAATCCAGATAAAATTATTAATTTTATTGATGTAATTAACCCTAATGATTTTAGTGTTAAAAATTTAGCTGAAATCGCGAAAGCAATAAAAAAAGTTGCAAATCAAACAAGGGAACCTGAGGTTAGTTTAATTCTTCAGGAGCTAGAAAATTCGAGAAAATTATCCGAAATTGGTGGAAGGGCTTATATTGCTTCTTTATATAATAGCGATTTTTCTCTGCCCACCGAAATTACAGGGCATTTAAGAATTTTAAATGAGAAAAAAATGTTGCGGGAGCTAAAAAAAATAGTTGATGAATCGGCAAAGGAACTAAATTCGAGCTCAAAATTTTCTCAGGAAATCACCTCAGAAATACTTCATAAAATCAATCTTTTGAATTTTAATACTACAAATGAAACATATATTTCAATTTACGAGGTTGCCCTTCAAATTTTTCAATATTTAACGGAATTACGCACAAATAAAAATACAATTAAAGGAATTTCGACAGGTTATGATAATTTAGATCTTATAACTTCCGGCTTCCAAAAAGGAGATTTAACAGTGCTTGCGGCTCGGCCTTCTGTCGGAAAAACAGCTTTTGCATTAAATCTTGCATGAAATGTTTGTGAAAGTGGCAAATCTGTTTTATTTTTTGCTCTAGAAATGTCCAATTCTGATTTAGTTACAAGACTTCTTGCTTTAATTTCAGGGGTTGAATCTATAAAGTTTAAAATGCCAAAAAATTTAAAACCTGAAGATCTTAAAGCAATTGAAAACGCGATTGAAAAACGTATTAAAAAATGCAAATTAATTATTAATGACTCAGGTTCAATAAATATTGATGATATTTATTGGCAAGTTCAAAAAAGATACCGTAATAACCAAAAGTACGATTTGATTATTTTTGATTATTTGCAGTTAATTAATTCAACTATGAAAAATCAAAATTATAACCGCCAAGTTGAAGTTTCAATTATTTCCCGAAGATTAAAGCAACTAGCAAGAGAAGTTGAAACACCAATTTTAGCGCTTTCCCAACTCTCAAGAAATGTGGAACGACGGGAAGATAAAATACCGCTACTTTCAGATTTGCGAGAATCTGGAGCAATTGAGCAAGACGCTGATATTGTTGCTTTTTTGCATCGCGATAATTACTATCATAAAAAATCTGAACAACATGAAGAAAAAACAGGCCCTAATACAAAATTAATTATTGCAAAACATCGAAACGGACCAATAGGAACGCTATTTTTTGATTTCTTTCCTGAGTTTGGAAAATTTAGCCCCGCTATTTTAGATTATTCATATAACAAAAAAGATGTTGATAATTTAGGATTGGATGAATAA
- a CDS encoding DHH family phosphoesterase: protein MKKFLFPFTISFLSFLAEILTLLLKVIYYDNFDFYLFFSIAVSIFVIFVISLTIGIIVFYQFILKQNHFYYQKFDLINEENNLGIINLSSTYKIVKVSKYVKNLYPERLVNRDIFYLFPQYKKAEDIPPKFEIKRGNNWFEINFNKYAYWISYRDITLFKSISQGYENNSLVFAEVEVDNLVSSNFRSSDQDYPKIKIFINDFFEKLAQKYGFLYKEYADGRIMLVLHYETFTIWQKNHFYIFRDASIKIDKTTEVWFSVGFGIGTTNLVEIKRLANEALIFSKTRGGNQVSIYPYGKKPFSYGSYSESLSHHSLVKLKRISRILVEKLVKINNIIIYGHINSDLDSFGSAYVLGNFLKRYAEVIYKKKINFYIQNRTFDPTTTRFLSQADFKIKKEIFISPALASKITLASKNNDTCLAILVDVSDVERIENSRAFDHINLENVFIFDHHGINSKMQGLLELIHDYIDVSSSSTCEIITNLILLTFHSDLTIDQEWAQILLNGLYVDSAQLRKTVSSSTFAAVSALVRWGAKTTKTAEFLKLTENESKIIKEILENATEIKQGFFLSSLDREIDTDLVSIACEQILTVKNRQAAFVVAKLPQQKNYKMSARSLENVNVQYIAEQVGGGGNYTSAAAYSTVETFSEFVENIKQAIKRREYESNPN, encoded by the coding sequence ATGAAAAAATTTTTATTTCCATTCACGATATCATTTTTAAGTTTTTTGGCTGAAATTCTAACTTTGTTATTGAAAGTTATTTATTATGATAACTTTGATTTTTACCTTTTTTTTAGTATTGCAGTTTCGATTTTTGTTATTTTTGTCATTTCTTTAACAATTGGGATAATTGTTTTTTATCAGTTTATCTTAAAACAAAATCACTTTTATTACCAGAAATTCGACCTTATAAACGAGGAAAATAACCTTGGAATTATTAATTTATCATCCACTTATAAAATTGTTAAAGTCTCAAAATATGTTAAAAATTTATATCCTGAAAGACTTGTTAACCGCGACATTTTTTATTTATTTCCTCAGTACAAAAAAGCAGAAGATATTCCCCCAAAATTCGAAATTAAAAGAGGAAATAATTGATTTGAAATAAATTTTAATAAATATGCATACTGAATTTCATATCGTGACATCACACTTTTTAAGTCTATTTCGCAAGGTTATGAAAATAATTCACTTGTTTTTGCTGAAGTTGAAGTTGACAATCTTGTGTCTTCAAATTTTCGAAGCAGTGACCAAGACTATCCAAAAATAAAAATTTTCATCAATGATTTTTTTGAGAAACTAGCACAAAAATACGGCTTTTTATACAAAGAATATGCTGATGGTAGAATTATGTTAGTTTTACATTATGAAACTTTTACAATTTGGCAAAAAAATCATTTCTACATTTTCCGTGATGCAAGTATAAAAATTGATAAAACAACAGAAGTTTGGTTTTCAGTTGGTTTTGGAATTGGCACTACAAACTTGGTTGAGATAAAAAGGCTCGCAAATGAGGCGCTAATTTTTTCAAAAACACGTGGTGGAAATCAGGTTTCAATTTATCCTTACGGCAAAAAACCCTTTTCATATGGATCTTATAGTGAATCGCTTAGCCATCACTCGCTTGTAAAATTAAAGCGTATTTCCCGGATTTTAGTCGAAAAATTAGTGAAAATTAACAACATCATTATATATGGGCATATTAATTCTGATCTTGATTCCTTTGGTTCTGCCTATGTTTTAGGTAATTTTTTAAAAAGATATGCGGAGGTTATTTACAAAAAAAAAATAAATTTTTATATCCAAAACCGGACTTTTGATCCAACAACAACTCGTTTTTTATCGCAAGCTGACTTTAAAATAAAAAAAGAAATATTTATTTCTCCGGCTTTGGCTTCAAAAATTACGTTGGCTTCAAAGAATAATGATACTTGCCTTGCCATTTTAGTTGATGTCTCTGATGTTGAAAGGATCGAAAATTCAAGAGCTTTTGACCATATTAACTTAGAAAATGTTTTTATTTTTGACCATCACGGAATTAATTCAAAAATGCAAGGACTTTTAGAGCTAATTCACGATTATATTGATGTTTCTTCTTCTTCGACTTGTGAAATTATAACGAATTTAATTCTTTTAACTTTTCATTCGGATTTGACAATTGACCAAGAATGAGCACAAATTTTATTAAATGGTCTGTATGTTGATTCTGCGCAATTGCGAAAAACAGTAAGTTCTTCCACTTTTGCCGCCGTTTCTGCGCTTGTCCGTTGAGGCGCAAAAACTACAAAAACAGCCGAATTTCTCAAATTAACAGAAAATGAATCGAAAATAATAAAAGAAATTTTAGAAAATGCAACCGAAATTAAGCAAGGTTTTTTTCTTTCAAGTTTAGATCGTGAAATTGATACTGATCTTGTTTCAATTGCCTGTGAGCAAATTTTAACAGTAAAAAATCGCCAAGCAGCCTTTGTTGTTGCTAAACTACCCCAACAAAAAAATTATAAAATGTCAGCAAGAAGTCTTGAAAACGTTAATGTTCAATACATTGCAGAACAAGTTGGTGGCGGGGGGAATTATACATCAGCAGCAGCTTATTCAACTGTTGAGACATTTTCTGAGTTTGTTGAGAATATAAAACAAGCAATTAAAAGGAGAGAATATGAAAGTAATCCTAATTAA
- a CDS encoding class I tRNA ligase family protein: MNLIKKSMSVYLCGPTVYDDIHVGNLRGIIIFDAIFEYLEKDKSVRINFLHNITDIDDKIIEKSLELRISEHELTEKYARQYLEILKIFNIKKPTKIVKVTQKMEEIIKYITILEKKGFTYYNENNDLVFNTSKISNYGIISGQKKELLMQKNNKNTKSNNDFVLWKITKKGLTFASPFGFGRPGWHTECAALIYDYFGENSLDLHGGGVDLIFPHHENENAQHFALSQNPISKNWFRVGIVNLNGKKMAKSLQNVILAKDFAKKYNPDIIRNIFLSINPTAPINLTDEIIKNHKKIIEKYEKVFFDWYFDTKNADIEKSSAVLDLFVEGKFAKANFLISELIKQKETAILRNIFTKLRFNFTKKILKPESLKKIKIWKQLNDEGKSDQANKIREELWKMFQNS; this comes from the coding sequence ATGAACTTAATTAAAAAAAGCATGAGTGTTTATCTTTGCGGGCCGACAGTTTATGACGATATTCACGTTGGAAATTTGCGTGGGATAATTATTTTTGATGCTATTTTTGAATATTTAGAAAAAGATAAAAGCGTTAGAATAAATTTTTTGCATAATATCACCGATATTGACGATAAAATTATTGAAAAATCCTTAGAATTACGCATTTCTGAGCATGAGTTAACCGAAAAATATGCTAGACAATATTTAGAAATTCTTAAAATTTTTAATATAAAAAAACCAACAAAAATTGTCAAGGTGACACAAAAAATGGAAGAAATTATTAAATATATTACCATTTTAGAAAAAAAAGGTTTTACATACTATAACGAAAATAATGATTTAGTATTTAATACAAGCAAAATCTCAAACTACGGAATCATTTCTGGGCAAAAAAAAGAATTATTGATGCAAAAAAATAATAAAAATACAAAATCAAATAATGATTTTGTTTTGTGGAAAATAACAAAAAAAGGCTTAACTTTTGCATCGCCTTTTGGCTTTGGAAGACCTGGTTGACACACAGAATGCGCAGCTCTTATTTATGATTATTTTGGTGAGAATTCGCTTGATTTGCACGGAGGTGGTGTTGATTTAATTTTTCCGCATCACGAAAATGAGAATGCCCAACATTTTGCGCTTTCACAAAATCCAATTTCCAAAAATTGATTTCGTGTAGGGATTGTGAATCTTAATGGAAAAAAAATGGCAAAGTCATTACAAAATGTAATACTAGCAAAAGATTTTGCAAAAAAATATAATCCTGATATTATCAGAAATATTTTTTTGTCAATAAACCCGACAGCGCCAATTAATTTAACTGATGAAATAATTAAAAATCATAAGAAAATAATTGAAAAATATGAAAAAGTTTTTTTTGATTGATATTTTGATACGAAAAATGCGGACATAGAAAAATCTTCTGCAGTTCTTGATTTGTTTGTTGAAGGCAAATTCGCAAAGGCCAACTTTTTAATTTCGGAATTAATAAAACAAAAAGAAACTGCTATTCTAAGAAATATTTTCACAAAATTAAGATTTAATTTCACAAAAAAGATTTTAAAGCCAGAAAGTTTGAAAAAAATTAAAATCTGAAAGCAATTAAACGATGAAGGGAAATCTGATCAAGCCAATAAAATTCGCGAAGAATTATGAAAAATGTTTCAAAATTCATAA
- the rplI gene encoding 50S ribosomal protein L9 has product MKVILIKDTKAGKANTIVEVSPGYATNFLFKNNLAEPFNSRTERLLNQRKQKIAEEYKNKKDQEIQLKNEIENIVLWFKLKGTNNFAHGAISAKKIKKELENKGIFVDKQTIQTSGIQTFGTSFINIKLSSNIVAKLKINVIKDE; this is encoded by the coding sequence ATGAAAGTAATCCTAATTAAGGACACAAAAGCCGGGAAAGCGAACACAATTGTTGAGGTGTCACCAGGCTATGCAACCAATTTTTTGTTCAAAAATAATTTAGCTGAACCTTTCAATTCAAGAACAGAAAGGCTTTTAAACCAACGAAAACAAAAAATCGCCGAAGAGTATAAAAATAAGAAGGATCAAGAAATACAACTAAAAAATGAAATTGAAAATATTGTGCTATGGTTTAAACTAAAAGGGACAAACAATTTTGCCCATGGGGCAATATCTGCTAAAAAAATCAAAAAAGAGCTGGAAAATAAAGGAATTTTTGTTGATAAACAAACTATTCAAACTAGTGGAATTCAAACTTTTGGTACTAGTTTCATAAACATAAAATTAAGCTCTAATATTGTTGCCAAACTAAAAATAAATGTTATTAAAGATGAATAA
- the leuS gene encoding leucine--tRNA ligase, giving the protein MLDHRIIEKKWQNYWYKNNVFQTTDSSKKKFYILDMFPYPSASGLHLGHPIGYTASDIVARFKRLNGFDVLHPMGWDAFGLPAEQYAIKTGNHPGGFTKKNIKNFKKQIISFGFSYDWNKEVNTSDPEFYEQTQWIFKLLYKANLAEIRDVEVNWCPELGTVLANEELKRDKNGNFVSERGNFPVVLKKMKQWVLKITEYAQKLLDGLDDVSFPDSLKTLQRKWIGKSEGWKVKFPFKNKEGFLEIFTTRIETFYGVSFLAISPLHSFAQELAKKNAEISQFIKRNSFLSPKLQSKTTGIFTNLYVKHPLNSCKIPIYIANYVINDYASSAIMGVPAHNLNDLEFARIFKINYISVINSENLLINSAEFNGKNSEKAKNLIFEKLKSMNLAEKSITFRLKDWVFSRQRYWGEPFPVYFDETGKIYLEEKIVKLPYKDKITPSGDMQSPLASIKDWVFFEKDGKTYRRETNTMPQWAGSSWYYLAFILKEKDKYLKLNTKPAFEKFQKWLPVDLYIGGQEHAVGHLIYSRFWHKVLFEAGVVPNSEPFKKIIHQGMLLGPDGQKMSKSKGNVINPSQVIEEYGADSVRLFLMFMGPISENRIWDENGLKSIYNWIQRVIRTILTDYEIEESLEKDHEFTYFFNNFVFEITALIESFKFNVAISKLMAYINFLNKKQKIPSKKYLTDFLIIFSVFAPHIAEELLEKLGEKPLNLQSWPQFDKSKIVKYTYNLPVSVNGKNRAILELNEAKSKDEIIEIAKKDCKIRKYLNGMQISKVIFIPKKILNFIVKSI; this is encoded by the coding sequence ATGCTTGACCACCGAATCATTGAAAAAAAGTGACAAAATTACTGGTATAAAAATAACGTTTTTCAGACTACCGATTCATCTAAAAAAAAGTTCTATATTCTCGATATGTTTCCCTATCCTTCAGCATCTGGGCTTCATTTAGGCCATCCGATTGGTTATACAGCTTCTGATATTGTTGCAAGATTTAAACGTTTAAACGGTTTTGATGTTCTGCATCCGATGGGTTGAGACGCTTTTGGCTTGCCGGCAGAACAATATGCGATAAAAACGGGAAATCATCCAGGTGGTTTTACAAAGAAAAATATTAAAAATTTTAAAAAACAGATAATTTCTTTTGGATTTTCTTATGACTGAAATAAGGAAGTTAATACTTCAGATCCAGAGTTTTATGAGCAAACTCAGTGAATTTTTAAACTTTTATATAAAGCAAATTTAGCCGAAATTCGTGATGTCGAAGTAAATTGGTGCCCTGAATTAGGGACTGTTTTAGCAAACGAGGAACTAAAAAGAGACAAAAACGGTAATTTTGTTAGTGAAAGAGGAAATTTTCCTGTTGTTTTAAAGAAAATGAAACAATGGGTTTTAAAAATAACTGAATATGCACAGAAATTGTTAGATGGGCTTGATGATGTCAGTTTTCCAGATTCTCTTAAAACTCTTCAAAGAAAATGAATCGGCAAATCCGAAGGATGAAAAGTTAAATTTCCCTTTAAAAACAAAGAAGGGTTTCTTGAAATTTTTACCACAAGAATTGAGACTTTTTACGGTGTTAGTTTCCTTGCAATTTCTCCTTTGCACAGTTTTGCGCAAGAACTTGCAAAGAAAAACGCTGAAATTAGTCAATTTATTAAGCGAAACAGTTTTTTAAGTCCCAAATTACAAAGCAAAACAACAGGAATTTTTACCAACTTATATGTAAAACATCCTTTAAATTCGTGTAAAATTCCGATTTATATTGCAAATTATGTTATAAATGATTATGCTAGTTCAGCAATTATGGGGGTTCCAGCACACAATTTAAACGACTTAGAATTTGCACGAATTTTCAAAATCAACTATATTAGTGTGATAAATTCTGAAAATTTGTTAATAAATTCTGCTGAGTTTAACGGCAAAAATAGTGAGAAAGCTAAAAATTTAATTTTTGAAAAGTTAAAATCAATGAACTTAGCTGAAAAAAGTATAACTTTTCGATTAAAAGATTGAGTTTTTTCTCGTCAGCGCTATTGAGGCGAACCCTTTCCAGTTTATTTTGATGAAACAGGAAAAATTTACCTTGAAGAAAAAATAGTTAAGCTCCCATACAAAGATAAAATAACTCCTTCAGGAGACATGCAATCCCCACTTGCTTCAATAAAAGACTGGGTTTTTTTTGAAAAAGATGGGAAAACTTACCGTCGTGAAACAAACACAATGCCACAATGAGCCGGAAGCTCTTGATATTATTTAGCATTCATTTTAAAAGAAAAAGACAAATATTTAAAATTAAATACAAAACCAGCATTCGAAAAATTCCAAAAATGACTTCCAGTTGACCTTTATATTGGCGGTCAAGAACATGCTGTTGGACATTTAATTTATTCCCGTTTTTGACATAAAGTTTTATTTGAAGCAGGAGTTGTTCCTAATTCTGAGCCTTTTAAAAAAATTATTCACCAAGGAATGTTGCTAGGTCCTGATGGCCAAAAAATGTCTAAATCCAAAGGAAATGTAATAAATCCAAGTCAAGTTATTGAAGAATACGGCGCTGATTCTGTTAGACTTTTTTTGATGTTTATGGGACCAATTAGTGAAAACCGGATTTGAGATGAAAATGGGCTAAAATCAATTTATAACTGAATTCAAAGAGTGATTAGAACTATTTTAACAGATTATGAAATCGAAGAATCTCTTGAAAAAGACCATGAATTTACGTATTTTTTTAATAATTTTGTTTTTGAAATAACAGCTTTAATTGAAAGTTTTAAATTTAATGTGGCAATTTCAAAATTAATGGCTTACATTAATTTTTTAAACAAAAAGCAAAAAATACCTTCTAAAAAATATTTAACAGATTTTTTAATAATTTTCTCAGTTTTTGCACCACATATAGCTGAGGAGTTGTTAGAAAAATTAGGAGAAAAGCCATTAAATTTACAAAGCTGACCACAATTTGATAAAAGCAAAATTGTGAAGTATACTTATAATTTACCAGTTTCAGTTAATGGGAAAAACCGTGCAATTTTAGAATTAAACGAGGCTAAAAGCAAAGACGAAATTATTGAAATAGCAAAAAAAGACTGTAAAATACGTAAATATTTGAATGGCATGCAAATTAGCAAAGTGATTTTTATACCCAAAAAAATACTAAACTTTATTGTAAAAAGTATCTAA